From one Deltaproteobacteria bacterium genomic stretch:
- a CDS encoding molybdopterin-dependent oxidoreductase yields the protein MVTLTIDGVQVTVPPGTMIVEAAEKAGIKIPTLCNNKRLMPFGACRICVVQQKGRKGLTPACFNPVRNGMEILTNTPEVIKARKIQLQLILISHPLDCPVCDAGGQCQLQNLVYEYSVVENPFKGEKANLPPDHVSPFIERNVNRCILCGMCVRICDEVVGANELSFMNRGWNTKIGTDFDRPMNCEFCGQCLSVCPVGALNDRIFLHKARVWDLQETNTTCGYCGVGCTFTVGAKNGRILRVRANEDTGINQGNLCVKGRFGWEYIHSRERLTTPLIKKNGSLVKASWEEAIGLVTQRWKTIKAEKGGTALAGLCSPRLTNEELFSFQKFVRGVLGTNHLDHAGGYSYAAHLALQDSLGYAATTNSINEIRKADVIIALRSDLSATHPVIKSEIILAVKRRRAKLIVVNSRNIYLNKFSAFNLQVQPGTEVALVNGMMQAILQQGLAKEEFIQSWTEGFASWQQSLENYSPEKVEALTGVPAASFTAAARLFAQAPAGVILISTGTFSGKQDRALALAASNLALLTGQLGKESSGIFILGEKNNSQGALDMGVTPDWLPGYAHLQNSSERSRFENSWKISIPEQPGMGALAILQAAEEGKIQGLYIVGENPVVTYPDSSRTQKALAAVNFLVVQDCFLSETASLAQVVLPAASFVEKEGTFTNTERRVQRVRRTLDPPGLARPDLWIFQQLAKASGYTLTGASAKAVMDEIRKLVPLYAGMDYPRLENPVGLQWPCVAPDHPGTPILYEKDFPIGKGKFLPAVYEEDLPAAESPWFLITGPTLFHSGSLSLMSPGLARLQAESFVQVHPADARRLGLENHQKVILRSQHGEVTVKASISSGAAPGVLFIPYHFGQGGGNHLTGRDLTITRVQLEKV from the coding sequence ATGGTTACGTTGACAATCGATGGGGTTCAAGTCACAGTTCCACCCGGCACAATGATTGTGGAGGCCGCCGAGAAAGCCGGGATTAAGATTCCCACTCTCTGCAACAACAAGCGCCTTATGCCTTTCGGGGCCTGCCGCATTTGCGTGGTGCAACAGAAAGGGCGCAAGGGGTTGACCCCCGCCTGCTTCAACCCCGTTCGTAATGGCATGGAGATCCTGACCAACACCCCCGAGGTAATCAAGGCCCGTAAGATTCAGCTGCAATTAATTCTCATCTCCCATCCACTCGATTGTCCGGTGTGCGATGCCGGAGGTCAGTGCCAGTTGCAGAATCTGGTCTACGAATACAGCGTAGTCGAGAATCCTTTTAAAGGAGAGAAGGCGAACCTTCCCCCGGATCACGTCTCCCCATTTATCGAGCGCAACGTGAACCGTTGCATCCTCTGCGGCATGTGCGTCAGGATTTGCGACGAAGTCGTAGGCGCCAATGAACTCTCCTTTATGAACCGGGGTTGGAATACGAAAATCGGTACGGATTTTGACCGGCCCATGAACTGTGAATTTTGCGGTCAATGCTTATCGGTATGCCCGGTGGGGGCCTTGAACGACCGTATATTCCTTCATAAGGCCAGAGTCTGGGACCTGCAGGAAACGAACACCACCTGCGGCTACTGCGGAGTGGGCTGCACGTTTACGGTAGGGGCGAAAAACGGCCGGATTCTACGCGTGCGGGCCAATGAGGACACGGGGATCAATCAAGGCAACCTCTGCGTGAAGGGGCGTTTTGGATGGGAGTATATTCACAGCCGGGAGCGGCTGACCACCCCCTTGATCAAGAAAAATGGTTCTTTGGTCAAGGCTTCCTGGGAGGAAGCCATCGGCCTGGTAACCCAGCGCTGGAAAACAATCAAAGCGGAGAAGGGCGGAACGGCTCTCGCCGGTTTGTGTTCCCCGCGGTTGACCAATGAAGAGCTTTTTTCTTTCCAGAAATTCGTGCGGGGGGTACTGGGAACCAACCATTTAGACCACGCCGGCGGATATAGTTATGCGGCCCACCTGGCTTTGCAGGATTCCCTGGGATATGCCGCCACGACCAACTCCATCAACGAGATCCGTAAAGCCGACGTTATCATCGCCTTGCGCTCGGATTTATCCGCGACCCATCCGGTAATCAAATCCGAGATCATTCTGGCCGTGAAGCGGAGAAGGGCCAAGCTCATCGTGGTGAACAGCCGCAATATATATTTGAACAAATTTTCGGCCTTCAACCTTCAGGTCCAACCCGGAACCGAAGTCGCCCTGGTCAACGGTATGATGCAAGCCATCCTCCAGCAAGGCCTGGCTAAAGAGGAATTTATCCAATCGTGGACCGAAGGATTCGCCTCTTGGCAGCAGTCCTTGGAGAACTATTCTCCCGAGAAGGTCGAAGCCCTAACCGGAGTTCCCGCGGCCTCTTTCACGGCAGCGGCTCGCTTATTTGCCCAGGCACCGGCAGGCGTCATTTTAATTTCCACCGGCACTTTTTCGGGAAAGCAGGACCGGGCCTTGGCCTTGGCCGCCTCCAACTTAGCGCTTTTGACCGGGCAGCTCGGGAAAGAGAGTTCCGGGATTTTCATCCTCGGGGAGAAAAACAATTCTCAGGGCGCCCTGGATATGGGGGTGACCCCCGACTGGCTTCCCGGCTACGCCCATTTGCAGAATTCTTCCGAACGGAGTCGCTTCGAAAATTCTTGGAAAATATCCATCCCGGAACAACCGGGAATGGGAGCCCTGGCGATCCTCCAGGCCGCCGAGGAAGGGAAAATTCAGGGATTGTACATCGTCGGGGAGAATCCCGTGGTCACCTACCCTGATTCTTCCCGGACCCAGAAAGCTCTGGCGGCGGTAAACTTCCTGGTAGTGCAGGATTGTTTCCTCTCGGAGACCGCATCTTTGGCGCAGGTTGTCCTTCCGGCGGCTTCTTTTGTGGAGAAGGAAGGGACCTTTACCAATACCGAGCGCAGAGTCCAGCGGGTTCGGCGCACGCTGGATCCCCCGGGCCTGGCTCGGCCGGACCTGTGGATTTTCCAACAACTGGCTAAAGCCTCGGGATACACCCTTACCGGAGCTTCCGCCAAGGCTGTAATGGACGAAATCAGGAAACTCGTACCCCTTTACGCGGGAATGGATTATCCCAGGCTGGAAAACCCGGTGGGGTTGCAGTGGCCCTGCGTAGCGCCGGATCATCCGGGAACGCCAATACTTTATGAAAAAGATTTCCCCATAGGGAAAGGAAAATTCCTCCCGGCAGTATACGAGGAAGATCTCCCGGCCGCAGAATCTCCTTGGTTCCTCATCACGGGGCCCACTCTGTTTCATTCCGGATCTTTATCTCTGATGAGTCCGGGACTGGCCCGTTTGCAGGCGGAAAGTTTTGTACAAGTGCACCCTGCGGACGCCCGCAGACTCGGCCTGGAGAATCATCAAAAGGTGATTCTCAGGTCCCAACACGGGGAAGTGACCGTTAAGGCTTCCATTTCCTCAGGAGCGGCTCCGGGCGTTCTTTTCATCCCCTATCATTTTGGCCAAGGAGGGGGGAATCATCTGACCGGGCGTGACTTAACGATCACCCGGGTGCAATTAGAAAAGGTTTAG
- the nuoH gene encoding NADH-quinone oxidoreductase subunit NuoH, with product MLAFVLIALVKVLVVFTAMLLIVAYMTLMERKVLGHMQVRYGPNRAGPYGLLQPIADGIKLFFKEDIIIPHANRLIYIFAPTVIVITALMSYAVIPFGDNITILGYKVDMVVADVNVGLLYLFAISSLGVYGVVMGGWASNNKYSLLGAIRSSAQMISYELPLGLSIIGVLMITGSLSTMKIVEAQSQVWFIVYQPLGFIIYLISAVAECSRTPFDLTECENELVAGYQTEYSSMKFGLYYLAEYAHILVVSSLAVTLFFGGWHGPWLPPIIWFLMKVFLFIFFFIWIRATYPRFRYDQLMKFGWKVLFPLSLLNILITAGVMSFLA from the coding sequence ATGCTGGCTTTCGTTCTTATCGCCCTTGTCAAAGTGCTTGTGGTTTTTACTGCTATGCTCCTCATCGTCGCTTATATGACCCTGATGGAGAGAAAGGTTCTCGGCCATATGCAGGTCCGTTATGGGCCGAATCGGGCGGGGCCCTATGGATTACTTCAGCCCATTGCCGATGGGATTAAACTTTTTTTCAAGGAAGATATCATCATCCCCCACGCCAACCGGCTGATTTACATCTTTGCCCCCACCGTCATTGTGATTACGGCGCTGATGAGTTATGCCGTTATTCCCTTCGGGGACAACATCACCATCCTCGGGTATAAGGTGGACATGGTGGTGGCGGACGTGAACGTAGGGTTGCTTTACCTCTTCGCCATCTCTTCCCTGGGAGTTTATGGGGTGGTCATGGGAGGTTGGGCATCCAACAACAAATACTCTTTGTTGGGGGCCATCCGCTCTTCGGCTCAGATGATCAGCTATGAACTTCCCCTGGGGCTTTCCATCATCGGGGTCCTGATGATCACGGGGTCTTTATCCACCATGAAGATCGTGGAAGCCCAATCTCAGGTATGGTTTATTGTCTATCAGCCCCTCGGGTTCATCATCTACTTGATCTCCGCTGTGGCAGAGTGTAGCCGCACTCCCTTTGACCTGACGGAATGTGAGAATGAATTAGTGGCCGGGTACCAGACCGAATACAGTTCGATGAAGTTCGGCTTGTACTACCTGGCGGAATATGCCCACATCCTGGTGGTCAGTTCGCTGGCGGTCACCCTTTTCTTCGGGGGCTGGCACGGTCCTTGGCTCCCCCCCATCATCTGGTTTTTGATGAAAGTCTTCCTCTTTATCTTTTTCTTTATCTGGATCCGGGCAACCTATCCCCGTTTCCGTTATGATCAATTGATGAAATTCGGCTGGAAGGTGCTTTTCCCCTTATCGCTCTTGAACATTTTGATCACAGCCGGGGTCATGTCCTTCCTGGCTTAA
- the nuoI gene encoding NADH-quinone oxidoreductase subunit NuoI — protein MIKPLLKGLGLTLRTFFTRPVTLQYPEEKMVMYPRFRGLHELTRDGEGKINCVACELCAAVCPANCIRVEPAEGPTHQRFPKVYEIDLLRCIFCGFCQEACPYGAIILRENYETANYTRKDLLYDRDKLFHAYQK, from the coding sequence ATGATTAAACCGTTGCTGAAAGGATTGGGGTTAACCTTGCGCACCTTCTTCACCCGTCCAGTGACCCTCCAGTATCCGGAGGAGAAGATGGTTATGTACCCCCGTTTCCGCGGCCTGCATGAGCTGACGCGGGATGGAGAAGGGAAAATCAACTGTGTGGCCTGTGAGCTCTGCGCGGCGGTCTGTCCGGCCAATTGCATCCGGGTAGAGCCGGCGGAGGGGCCAACCCATCAGCGTTTTCCAAAAGTCTATGAGATCGACCTTTTGCGCTGTATCTTTTGCGGTTTTTGCCAGGAAGCCTGCCCTTACGGGGCGATCATTCTCCGGGAGAATTATGAAACCGCCAATTACACCCGGAAGGACCTGCTATACGACCGGGATAAACTTTTCCATGCCTATCAGAAATAG
- a CDS encoding NADH-quinone oxidoreductase subunit J, with translation MFEMVFFILLAVVTTITAILVIVQRNPVASAIYLIITFFCLAGIYLLLNAQFIAIIQVLVYAGAIMVLFLFVIMLLNLEKEKKIITRHRLQKVVGVFLGVILLAQIGMIFNSVLLEGGKGNFPPEKVAAIGNTEVVARLLFTDFLLPFEITSVLLLVAIIGAIVLAKKQI, from the coding sequence ATGTTTGAAATGGTTTTTTTCATCTTGCTGGCCGTGGTGACCACGATCACTGCCATCCTGGTTATCGTCCAACGCAATCCCGTGGCCAGCGCCATCTACTTGATCATCACTTTTTTCTGCTTGGCCGGCATTTACCTTCTTCTCAATGCCCAGTTCATCGCCATTATCCAGGTTTTGGTCTATGCGGGGGCCATTATGGTCCTTTTCCTCTTTGTGATCATGCTCCTCAACCTGGAAAAGGAGAAAAAAATTATCACCCGCCACCGGCTGCAAAAGGTGGTGGGGGTTTTTCTGGGGGTGATCCTGCTGGCCCAGATTGGCATGATATTCAATTCCGTCCTTTTAGAGGGGGGTAAAGGAAATTTTCCACCGGAAAAAGTCGCCGCCATAGGCAATACCGAGGTGGTGGCCCGGCTGCTGTTTACCGATTTCCTGCTGCCCTTTGAGATTACTTCGGTCCTCCTCCTGGTGGCGATTATCGGCGCCATCGTCCTGGCCAAGAAACAGATTTGA
- the nuoK gene encoding NADH-quinone oxidoreductase subunit NuoK, which produces MVSLSSYLILSAILFSIGVVGFLLRRNTLVIFMSIELMLNAANLAFVAFSRFLNSMDGQIFVFFVMSVAAAEAAVGLAIIMAIYRTKETVNADEMNLMKW; this is translated from the coding sequence ATGGTTTCTTTATCCAGTTACCTGATTTTGAGTGCGATTCTCTTCAGCATAGGTGTGGTGGGTTTCTTACTGCGGCGGAACACCCTCGTGATTTTCATGTCCATTGAGCTTATGCTGAACGCCGCGAATTTAGCTTTTGTGGCCTTTTCCCGCTTCTTAAATTCCATGGACGGTCAGATCTTTGTCTTTTTCGTCATGTCCGTGGCAGCCGCTGAAGCCGCGGTGGGCCTGGCGATCATCATGGCCATATACCGCACCAAAGAGACGGTCAATGCCGACGAAATGAATTTGATGAAATGGTAA